A genomic region of Spodoptera frugiperda isolate SF20-4 chromosome 31, AGI-APGP_CSIRO_Sfru_2.0, whole genome shotgun sequence contains the following coding sequences:
- the LOC126912933 gene encoding HIG1 domain family member 2A, mitochondrial-like codes for MMSNEEPTDLDWVQLRKEMGAHQHVETTSEKFGRKFSENPFVPIGCFATAGALSYGLWSFRTGRKKMSQQMMRLRIVAQGFTITALVVGVMMTTGKSLTK; via the exons ATGATGTCTAACGAGGAACCCACTGACCTGGATTGGGTGCAGCTCCGCAAAGAAATGGGAGCGCACCAGCATGTCGAAACAACTAGTGAAAAATTCGGAAGAAAATTTTCTGAGAATCCTTTCGTTCCTATCG GGTGTTTTGCCACAGCAGGAGCTCTGTCATATGGACTTTGGAGCTTCAGAACAGGGCGCAAAAAGATGTCTCAGCAAATGATGCGACTCAGAATAGTCGCACAAGGATTTACAATCACTGCTTTAGTTGTTGGTGTCATGATGACAACCGGGAAAAGTCTAACAAAGTAG
- the LOC126912931 gene encoding threonine aspartase 1-like produces MNGFIAVHCGAGYHSDTLKKEYQKTCYLACRKAATALQQGGNAVDAVEKAIIELENSPLTNAGYGSNLSWNGTVECDASLMNGQTLHFGACGAVSNVWNPITLAKQLCIKQCDNLSLGRVPPCILTGHGARSWAQRLGLEIVEDHKMVSARAFRNYKHCKRKLKRYSIQNDIKFSPLDTVGAICVDSNGIVASGASSGGVSLKHEGRVGQAASFGSGVWAVMSRDGTKPSVASCTSGCGEHLIRTQLAKNSAESLLDPSPVLGLDKCLKENFLQSPFLWDVPDRLGGTLALKFDALNGEGELLWGHTTKTMCIGYMSTESDRPKCIISYLPQKVEPGQKAVVSGQSFKLSMQPCPVQWEVKAESGCNGSLLE; encoded by the exons ATGAATGGGTTTATAGCTGTGCATtgtg GTGCTGGTTATCACAGTGATACATTGAAAAAGGAATATCAAAAAACTTGTTATCTAGCATGCAGGAAAGCTGCCACTGCCCTCCAGCAAGGTGGTAACGCCGTAGATGCGGTAGAGAAGGCCATAATAG AATTAGAAAATAGTCCACTAACTAATGCTGGCTATGGATCAAACCTAAGTTGGAATGGCACTGTAGAATGTGATGCTTCTCTCATGAATGGTCAAACATTGCATTTTGGAGCCTGTGGAGCTGTTTCAAATGTATGGAATCCAATCACATTAGCCAAACAGTTGTGCATAAAACAATGTGATAATTTGTCTTTGGGTCGAGTCCCTCCTTGCATTCTTACTGGACATGGAGCTCGTTCTTGGGCACAAAGACTGGGACTAGAAATTGTAGAAGATCACAAAATGGTCTCAGCACGCGCATTTCGAAACTATAAACATTGTAAAAGAAAGCTGAAAAGATATTCCAtacaaaatgatattaaatttaGTCCTCTAGACACAGTTGGGGCAATTTGTGTGGATTCTAATGGTATTGTAGCTTCTGGAGCTAGTTCTGGTGGTGTTTCATTGAAGCATGAAGGCAGAGTTGGCCAGGCTGCATCTTTTGGCAGTGGAGTTTGGGCAGTAATGAGCAGGGATGGCACAAAACCTTCAGTGGCCTCTTGCACCTCTGGATGTGGGGAACATTTGATCAGAACACAGCTGGCTAAAAATTCTGCAGAAAGTTTGCTTGACCCTTCTCCAGTTTTAGGACTTGACAAATGTTTGAAAGAAAATTTCCTACAGTCACCTTTTTTATGGGATGTCCCCGATAGGCTTGGTGGAACCTTAGCTTTGAAATTTGATGCACTGAATGGAGAAGGAGAATTACTTTGGGGGCACACTACAAAAACAATGTGTATTGGATACATGTCAACTGAAAGTGACAGACCAAAG TGCATAATTTCTTATCTGCCACAAAAGGTGGAACCAGGCCAGAAAGCAGTTGTATCAGGACAGTCATTCAAACTGTCAATGCAGCCCTGTCCTGTACAGTGGGAGGTAAAAGCAGAGTCTGGTTGTAATGGATCTCTTCTagaataa